In one Kitasatospora cineracea genomic region, the following are encoded:
- a CDS encoding MFS transporter, translating to MPTLTTADPPRHDRARVQRRTVRTLVVAEVISGSGIATGFAVTSLLAEELGGSATVAGLSQTAATLGGAAAVGAIAAITHVRGRRPGLATGYLAAAVGAVACVVAAVVHSFPLFLLGMVFYGAAGATGLQARFAAADLAEPQRRGRAMSLVLTTTVVGAVIGPNLTGPGAAIAEHLGLPPLSGTYLFAIVGFAAAFTAIAVFLRPDPLLLARGQDEAGEREKPPPLRAMLKALRGNRPAVLAILSIVAGHLVMIAVMSMTGIHMHHAGTGLGVIGMVLSGHLAGMYGFSTVFGWAVDRFRSTPVLYGGTAAMLLSLWLCGTAGGDDVVQLAVALALLGLSWSAVLVAASVRLSESVPVAELPAAQGFSDMAMNLAAAAGAALSGVVLERLGFATLSALSAIVLLLPFLAHPALHPKTNRSA from the coding sequence ATGCCGACCTTGACCACCGCCGACCCGCCGCGCCACGACCGTGCCCGGGTGCAGCGACGGACCGTCCGGACCCTCGTGGTCGCCGAGGTGATCAGCGGCAGCGGCATCGCCACGGGTTTCGCGGTCACCAGCCTGCTGGCCGAGGAACTCGGCGGGAGCGCCACCGTCGCCGGCCTGTCGCAGACCGCGGCGACGCTCGGCGGCGCGGCCGCGGTGGGGGCGATCGCGGCGATCACCCACGTCCGGGGGCGGCGCCCCGGGCTGGCCACCGGGTACCTGGCCGCCGCAGTGGGCGCGGTGGCCTGCGTGGTGGCCGCGGTGGTGCACAGCTTCCCGCTGTTCCTGCTCGGCATGGTGTTCTACGGGGCCGCCGGGGCCACCGGCCTGCAGGCCCGGTTCGCCGCCGCCGACCTGGCCGAGCCGCAGCGCCGGGGCCGGGCCATGTCCCTGGTGCTCACCACCACCGTGGTCGGCGCCGTGATCGGGCCCAATCTCACCGGACCCGGTGCCGCGATCGCCGAACACCTGGGCCTGCCGCCGCTGTCCGGCACCTACCTGTTCGCGATCGTCGGCTTCGCCGCCGCGTTCACCGCGATCGCCGTCTTCCTGCGCCCCGACCCGCTGCTGCTGGCACGCGGGCAGGACGAGGCCGGGGAGCGGGAGAAGCCGCCGCCGCTGCGCGCCATGCTGAAGGCGCTGCGCGGGAACCGCCCGGCCGTCCTGGCGATCCTCAGCATCGTCGCCGGGCACCTGGTGATGATCGCGGTGATGTCGATGACCGGCATCCACATGCACCACGCCGGCACCGGGCTGGGTGTCATCGGCATGGTGCTCAGCGGCCACCTGGCGGGGATGTACGGGTTCTCCACCGTGTTCGGCTGGGCCGTGGACCGTTTCCGCAGCACCCCGGTGCTCTACGGGGGCACCGCCGCGATGCTGCTCTCGCTGTGGCTCTGCGGCACCGCCGGCGGCGACGACGTCGTCCAGCTCGCCGTCGCGCTGGCGCTGCTGGGGCTCTCCTGGTCGGCGGTGCTGGTGGCGGCCTCGGTCCGGCTCTCCGAGAGCGTCCCGGTCGCCGAACTGCCGGCCGCCCAGGGGTTCTCCGACATGGCGATGAACCTGGCCGCGGCCGCGGGGGCCGCACTGTCCGGCGTCGTCCTCGAACGGCTCGGCTTCGCCACCCTGAGCGCGCTGTCCGCGATCGTCCTGCTGCTGCCCTTCCTCGCCCACCCCGCGCTGCACCCGAAGACGAACCGATCCGCCTGA
- a CDS encoding class II aldolase/adducin family protein, with protein MTTAEVRPLSPAERRLVLQVAVGARMLSLDGHDDFNQGQISARIPGRDEFFIKGALVGFDEAAPADVVRCSVDHTLPAPPLAPPELPLHQAIYRARPDVNGIVHSHAPYTLLFGATDLPMRPISHDGAYFRDRIGLFTETSNTVLDIGTGDAIAKDLGDHPAVLLRNHGGVVVGKSVRHAAVFAQVLERACRLQLTAEGTGVPYVWSTEQDVAAKQDFIYADLSVRSYWDYAVRRVGRHWPETVDWTRG; from the coding sequence ATGACCACCGCAGAGGTGCGGCCGCTCAGCCCCGCCGAACGCCGGCTCGTCCTCCAGGTCGCGGTCGGTGCCCGGATGCTCTCCCTCGACGGGCACGACGACTTCAACCAGGGCCAGATCTCGGCCCGGATACCCGGCCGCGACGAGTTCTTCATCAAGGGCGCCCTGGTCGGCTTCGACGAGGCCGCCCCCGCCGACGTGGTCCGCTGCTCGGTCGACCACACGCTGCCCGCCCCACCGCTGGCACCCCCGGAGCTGCCGCTGCACCAGGCGATCTACCGGGCGCGTCCGGACGTCAACGGCATCGTGCACAGCCACGCGCCGTACACCCTGCTGTTCGGGGCCACCGACCTGCCGATGCGTCCGATCTCCCACGACGGCGCGTACTTCCGGGACCGGATCGGCCTGTTCACCGAGACCAGCAACACGGTCCTGGACATCGGGACGGGTGACGCCATCGCCAAGGACCTCGGGGACCACCCGGCCGTCCTGCTGCGCAACCACGGCGGGGTGGTCGTCGGCAAGAGCGTGCGGCACGCCGCCGTCTTCGCGCAGGTGCTGGAGCGCGCCTGCCGGCTCCAGCTGACCGCCGAGGGCACCGGCGTCCCGTACGTCTGGTCCACCGAGCAGGACGTGGCCGCCAAGCAGGACTTCATCTACGCCGACCTCTCCGTCCGCTCGTACTGGGACTACGCCGTCCGCCGGGTCGGCCGGCACTGGCCCGAGACCGTCGACTGGACCCGCGGCTGA